In Luteolibacter rhizosphaerae, the genomic window GCGAGCAGGGCTTCCCCATCACTTACCTGGATCCTTGGGGCGGCAAGCGCTGCGAGGGCTGGATCCGCATCCCCACGGAATCGCTGCTTGCACCGCAGGGCCAGCGCTCCCCTTGCCTGCTGGCGGACGTGCCCGCCGCGAATATCGGCAGAAAGGAAGTCCGCAAGGGCGAAAAAAGCGTAGTCATCCCCGAGGCCGTGATCGGTCGCTGGTAGGGTGGTATCCATGTGCCATCAAGGAATCCGCCTCTTTCATAGGGCGGCCGCTATCCCTCTCAACACCACGATCTCTCGCCATCACGCCATCCCAAAGCGGCGATCCTCGCGGGGCTCCGAAGGAGCCTGCGGTTCGAATGGGGACATCACAAAAGATAGAACACACATATATCGTAAGCCTGGTCACCCCCCTTTTCTACGCCCGAGAGTTCTCGCGTAGAGCACCCGCGATTCACCCCGGATTCCGAGCGCTTCTGCACGCCCGAAACCGGGTCGGTTCAGACCGTCACCAAGCCTCGGGAAGCGCTGCCGCCCTACCCGGAGTGGGTAGTACCCTTCCCCTACTCAACTTTTTTGTCTTAACGCAGGATATCGACCAAAACCTGCAAAATCATGCAACAGCTTTGAATTACACCCGAGGTGTTTAAAGCCTAGCCTTTGGTGCATCAGGAAAAGAGGTCATTTTGTAATACAGAATCGTTCTACCCCATTGGAGAGTGGGGGTTTCCGCCTCCCCCCTCCACCCGGGTAGGCGAGCCTCCCCCAATCGGGTAGGTGAATCCATTATGTATTTACAGTAGGTGGACGTGACGGCTATTTTTGACAGTAACCGTTATGAAACCCAATTCATTCTCGGCACTTCGCCGTTTAGATTTCCTCCGACGCAGACATCCCAGGGGCTTCGCCCTGGTCATCTCCTTATCCTTGATGGTGCTTCTCACTGTCTTGGCGGTAGGACTTCTGACCGTATCTACGGTATCGCTGCGTGCCTCGACTCAGAACGACGCGATGCAGGTGGCCAGGGGCAACGCCCGGATGGCTTTAGCATTGGCCATCGGTCAGTTACAGAAGAAGGCCGGTGCCGACCAACGGATCACGGCTCCCGGCAGCATCGCGAATAACGGTGCCCCGAGATGGCTGGCCGGTGTCTGGAACGGTAAATTGCCGACGGCAGCTACCCCGGTGCCCGATAAAGATAACCAGTTTCTCGGTTATCTGGCCTCCGGGACGGAGGAAGGAACCTCTTCCCCCGCCACACTGCCGGATGCCCAGGATGGTGCGGAGCTGATGGGCGAAGGTTCGCTGGGCAAGGAAGCACCGGTGACCGACAAAGTGTTGGCAAAGAAGATCGGCACTCCTTCCGCCGATGGCCAGAAGCCGGGCGGCAACTACGCTTGGGCGATTTTCGACGAAGGCACCAAGGCGAAGATCGATCTGGTCCGCAAGGAGCGCGAGGATCTGGGCAATGCAGCTCATCAGGCCGCGATGGGTGCGGCACCGCGCTTCGGTCTGGAAGCCGTGGACGGCTTGGACAGCTATGAGTGGGACAAGGAAACCGATCAAGCAAAGGCCTTCACCCTGCCGACCAGCGACCTGATCCAAGACATGCCGGAGCTGAAGGAGCGCCAGCACGAGGTGACCGTGGTCAGCAAGGGATTGGTAACCGACGCGGCGCGCGGCGGCCTGCGCAAGGATCTGAGCCTGCTCTTCTCCGGCACAAGCCTGCCAGCGGATTACTCGAACCGCCGGATCTACGATGACGAATCGGTGACCAGCGAACTTTCCAATCCCTATTGGGCGCAGGCATTCGAGTATGCCAACCTCTACGCCAAGCTCACGGGTGCCACGATGAAGGCCGCGGTGCCGAGCGGGTATAACCCCGTGAAGTACGATGCCCGCTCGCGGACCTACAAGGCCAATCCGCAAACCGCCAAGGGCATGGTGCTGATGCCGGTGGTGGCCAAGGTGCAAATGCAGTTCTCGATGGTGGCCAAGGATGCCCACGGCCCATGGGCGGGCGGCGTGGACAAGCAGACCAGCACGGCCGCGGACAACTACATGGTCTATCTGATCTACTCGCCGATCGTGACGCTCTACAACCCGTACAGCGTGCCGATCAACTTCGACGAGTTGCGGATCGACTTCAAGGACCTGCCGCTGGGCTTCCGCTTCTACCGCAACGGCCAGCCGCTGACCCGGACCATGGCCCACTTCAACCAGCTCTACGTGAACATGGACGGTAACTCGTCCACCCCGAAGACCTTCGGTGTGAACATTCGTAACAGCTACTCGCAGACTCGCACCGGCTCGATCACGATGCAGCCGGGCGAGAACCGGGTATTCGGTGAATCGGTGGACGGGAAGTGGTCCTTCGCATCCAACGAAGGGTCTTTCTTCGACTGGACCAACTCGGGCGGTGTCGGCTTCACCGGCAACATCCCGCTGGCACCGGGCTATCCCTCGCAGGGCGTCGGCTTCTGGCTCGACTGGCTGACTCCGGACGACCTGAAGTACACAAACGATGGCTGGGGCGTGCTGCCACTCGCTCTGAACGACCGCATCGATGTCGGCTTCGGTCCGATGAAGTCCACGGCCACGACCGGCCCGCGCCTATCCATCGAGCTCAACCTCGTGCAAGGCAGCACCCGCAAGCGCTCCGGCACGCTAGACTTGGACTACGTGGATGACAGCACCCTGCGGACAGCGTTGAGCAAGGGCTCCTCTACGTTCCCGAATGGCGAAGAGCGGCTTGAGCGCCCCTATCTGGGCAGCGAGATGTATGAAAGCCCGAGCACGCCGCTGAAAAACTTCACCCGCGCCAAGGCCTTCGCCCAATTCAGCTTCTATGCGAAGACCACCCTGGACACGGACACCCCGTCCAAGCCGTGGGTGCAGGGCAGCCACAATACCAGCTTGGTCGGAATCGATCTGGCCAAGGAGGACATGGGCATCCACCCCTTCGAGGTCTCGCTCAAGCGCTTGGCTCCCAGCTATCGCTTCCCGATCGATGCCTTGAACCGCGGCAAGTTCTTCACCGGCCACAGCGAGGCGAACGGCACTCGTATCGCACCGCAATATGAAATCCCGATGCTGCCGGTGCAGAGCCTCGCGCAACTCCGCCACGCCCAGCTCTGCAACCAAGGCTTCCTGCCAGGTGCTACCTACACGGTGGGCGAATCCTTCGCCAGCGGCATGATCCCGTCCGGTGCCGTCTCCGCGGCGAGCACCAAGGACTACCGGATGCTCGACCATGCGTGGATGGCGAACAACGCACTGTGGGACAGCTACTTCTTTTCCACCCTCTCCCCTTACTCGGGCCCCGTGCTTGGCACGCGCAACCTGAACTCCGTAGCGGAGAAGTTCTTCAAGGGTGAAGAGCAACTCCTCAATTCGCGGATCATCCCGGCGGGCAACACCTCGCCAGAGGAAACCGTGGCAGAACTCACCGACGCGGATGGCTACCAGACCAGCGCCGCGCACCTGATGATCGACGGGGCCTTCAACGTGAACTCCACCTCGGTGGCCGCTTGGACCGCGCTCCTCGCCTCGCTGAACATGGAAGACGTGGATTACTATTCGCTCGTCGATGGTGCCGCGACTCCCACAACCGGAGTGGAAAGCGATGCCTCCTATCCCTTCACCCGCATGCGCCGCGCCGGCGGCCCCTCCGTGGAGAAGGCCGGGATGCTGCAGGGCCGCCATGCCCGCTGGACCGGCATGCGCACGCTGGAGAAGGGCCAGATCCAAACCTTGGCGGAGAACATCGTGGAAGAGATCCGCGAGCGCGGCCCCTTCCTTTCACTGGCAGAATTCGTTAACCGCCGCCCGGGCAACGACAAGGAGAAGGCCTTGGCCGGTGCCTTGCAAACGGCGATCGACAAGACCGATTCCATCAATGCCCGCTTCTCGGAAGACTCCCGCACCTTCGCTCTCGACAAGCTCACGGGCTATACCTTCCCGGAAGCCATGCAGGGGATGAATGCCGCGGGCGCTCCCGGCTACCTGACGCAGGGAGACATCCTCTCCGCCCTCGGCCCGGTGGTGGCCGTGCGCTCGGATACCTTCCGCATCCGCACCTACGGCGAGGCCCTTGATCCGGACAGCAAGGTCATCGCCCGCGCTTGGTGCGAAGCGATAGTGCAACGTCTGCCAGACTTCGTGGATTCTACCAACGAGCCGCAGACCGTGACCGGAGCGCTCAGCCTGATCAACCAGACCTTCGGCCGCCGCTTCGTGGTTACTTCCTTCCGCTGGCTCGGCAAGGACGAGGTTTGATCCAAGCTGAATCCCAGCTCAAAGCCTCACGCTTTGCTTCCTTCAGCCCCCCGGCTTGCCAAGTGCCGCCGGGGGGCTTCATCTTTTAACCCAATCATGATTCCCCGTTTCCTCGTCCTCATGCTGGCCCTCGCGGCTCCCCTTGCGGCGCAGACCCGCAAGGTCACCCTTCGCACCCTCTGCTTCACCCATGTCAACGGCGTGAAGAAGGTCTTTCTCCCCGGACCGGAGCCGGGCAGCCTCGCCGAGGTCCCGCTCTATACCGAGGTCTTTTCCCTTCCCGTCGAGGTCAACATCACCGGTGGCAAGGCCAGCTTCCTTCTAAGCGAAGCCGCACCCGAGCCGGGCAAGCAGCGTGCCGCCCTGCCCGCCGTCAACGTGCCCGACAGCTCGAAGGTTCTCTTCCTTTTCCTGCCCAATCCCGGCAAGCCGGAGGCCCCCTACCTCGTCGTGCCGATGGCCGATGACGAGAGCGCCTTCCCGCTCGGCACCACCAAAGCGATGAACCTCACCCCGGCCAACATCCGCTTCGACCTCGGCGAGTTCGCCGGGGCCAAGGGCGTGGTGGTCGCGCCGGGCAAGACCGCCATCATCGAGTCGGTAAAAAAGGTCAACCACCTCAACCAGTTCGACGCGAAGGTGATGTACGAGGTGAAGCCGAAGGAGTTCGTGGAATTCTACAACTCGCGCTGGCGTTCGGTGGCGGGCAAGCGCGACATCGCGATCGCCTACATGGATCCGCAAAGCAAGAAGCCGATGGTGAACCTGTATGAGGACGCACCCCCGGTCGTGATCAAGCCACCGGGCCAGTAACTCAAGTCCCGCTGCGGGCGATTCTGCGCGGCCAGAAGACCGCCCGCCAGATCGAGCGTCTAACAGACGAGCGCGGGACCTTCAGCTTGGTAGCCGGCAGTCCTTCCGCGCCTGCCATCAAGGCCACGGTATCGTCTCCAATGAGAGCGGGCAGCACGGAGGCGGCGCGCAGACGCAGCAAGTTCAGACGGTGAGCATATCGACGGCCGGACTCAAGCCAGACGGCGGCGTGCTTCAGCCACTCGCTACGCGCCGGGATCAACTGCGCGGGGTCCAAGGGATCGGCGACGGGCAGGTAGCAGCGCCCGTTGGCCAGATCCTCGGGCAGATCGCGCAGGATGTTCACCAGTTGCAGGCCCATCCCATAGCGAACGCCCAGCTCTTTCAGGTCGTCCGGCGCGGAATCGGAGAAGCGGTCGCCCAAGGTGAGGAAGCCGACGCGGGTCCAGAAGCCTCCGACACAACCGGCCACGCGGTAGCAGTAGTCCTCCAGCTCGTGCTCGTTCTTCAGGCTCTTCGGGAGCAGGCGGCTGGCCTCGTCGAAGCGGACCAGATCAAGGCGCTGACCGCTGATAATCGTGGTCACCACATCGCGGACGGCATCGGCTTGGAGATCATCCAGCCGGAAGAGTGCATCGAAGCATTCGTCGAGACGTTCGAGCAGGGTCTTCTCGGACTCGTTGTCCTGCCGGGCGATGAAGGTCTTCAGCTTGTCTTGGCACCAGCGGGAGGACTTGCCGGCGATGCGGTCGGAGAAGGCATCGAGGAGTTCAAGGCGATCATCGACCGGGATGGAGGCGGTATCGGCCAGCGTATCGCTGGCCCGTGCCAGCAGGTAGCCGGTGGAGGTGGCGGGACGCATGGGGCCCGGAAGTGCTCGCAGGCTCAGATAGAACGAGCGCGAGACACTTTTCAGAACTTGACGATCAATGCGATCCACCGCCGGAAGCGAGCCTGAGTGGAACGCCCGCTTCAAGCCTCAAGTCACAGGCCGTCGAGTCTTTCCTGACACCGGGCGAGGTATTCCTCATACTCCTGGCTCTGGGGACGTTCGCGGCAGAGGATGGACCAAGTGGCGACGGATTCGCCGTAGGCGGCGCGTGCCAGCTCCATGCGATTGCCACGCTGGGCGGCGAGGCCGAGATCGGCGAGGACAAGACCGAGGGTGCGCTTCACCTGTTCGGCCCGGAGCAGTCCGTAGTCGCTATCGACCAGCTTGCGCAGGATTTCCGCGGCGCGGGTTTCCAGCTCGATCTCTTTCTCGAATTGTTCCTCGAAACCGACGAGCCGCCCCTTTTGCCAGAGTAGGATTGCGTAGCGGTAGCGCACGAAATGGTCGGCGGCATCCGCCACCGCCGCGCCTTCCACGAATTGCAGGCCTTCATCCATCAACTGGTGGGCCTGACTGAGATTGCCGCGATCCCGGAGGATGCCGGACATCAGGCCGCGCTGGGCAGCGAGGCGAGCCCGCACCTTGGTATTCTCCGGAAGCTTCACCAGCAGATCCTCCAGGATCTTCACTGCGGCCCCGGACATGGACTCGGCGCCGGCGACGTCGGCGGAATCCATCGCCGCCTCGGCGATCGCCCCGTAGCAGCCTGCAAGTTCGAGACGCAGCTCGAGGTTGCCCGGATCATCCTTGAGCATGGCCAGCAGATCTTCCGCCGCCATGCCGCGGGCCTCGCGCGCATCGCCCATCTGGCCGATGCCATCGAGGATCGTGGCCGAGGCGAGATAGCAGGACGCGAGCTCCGAACGCAGGATCACGTGATCGGGACGTTGGTCCACCAGATCGTTCAGCACCTTCGTGGCGCGCTGCAGCCGTTCGTAGGCCTCGGCATCGCGGCCGGTGGCGACCATCAGATTGGATTCGTTGATATCGAGGATCGCGAGGAGTTCCTGCACGCGGTCGGCATCGACTTCGGCTTGTGGCACGGCTTCCAGCGCCCTGCGCGCGGTGGCGAAGGCGGAGGGGGCCGTCTCATCGTTGCGGGCCTGTAGAAGCAGGGCGAGCAAGAGTCGGTCGGTGGCAAGACGCAGCTCCAGATCGGGTCCGGAAGGAAGGTCACCGGTCGAGGCAAGCGCTTCGGCCAAGCGCTCGGTGGCGAGCTTGGAATCGCCTTTGGCCAAGGAAACCTCCGCAAGCTGGAGCCGGGCCCGGGCACGCTCTTCCTTCAACTCCGGGACATCGGCATTGCGGATGATGAAGTCCTGGAAGTAGCCCTCCAGACGCTTCAGCCGGACTTCGCGACCATCGAGCGGCGGCAGCTTGCGATGCCCCTTTTCCATCGCCCAGGTGAAGAGATGATCGGCGGTTGCCTGCGATGCTTCCAGACGGGCCAGCCAGCGGTCCTTCTCATATTGAAGTTCCCGCCGTTCGGACTCAGAAGCCTTCTTGGTGGCCGCAAGTTCGGTCTCCATTCCGCTCCGGCTTCCCGCGGCCTCGGCCAGCAGTCCTTCCAAACGCTGGATATCACCTCGGCGACCCGCTTCCTCCGCGGAGACCTCGGAGCGCTTCATCTGATAGAGAATCGACAGGATCGCCACGCCTCCGGCGAGGACCCCTGCCGCCACATTCGCCCTCCATGTGCCGCGGCGGGCTCGGCGGTGCTGGTCCAGCACGGCATCCCGCTGTTGCTCCGCGGCGAGCTCCCGATCCGCGACTTGGAACAGGGCCAGCACCGCGCCGGCATTGGCGGGGCGCAGGCTGTCATCCAAGGCAAGACAGCGGTCGAGGACTTCGCGATACACCTTTTCCAAGGCATTCGCCGGAGCATCGGGCCAAACGACCTCGGGCTTCGCCTCGATCGACTTCGCCACGCTTTTGAGATTCGCCGCGATCCCGTCGCGCCGCGTCTTGCCAGGCTCCGGAGCCACCTGATCGAAAGTGGCCGTGCAACGAGGAAAGGCCCCGGTCAGGAGGCGGAATGCCAGCACGGAGAAGGCGAAGACATCCCAGCGATAACCCTTCTCGCGCAGATAGCCATCCGGGGCCCGGAGTTGGGTTGGCGGCTGATAGAGGATCGCATCCGTATATTCCAAACTCTGGATCCCGGGCATGTTGCCGAGAGCCCAGTCGGTCAGCACCACCTTGCCCGTTTCATCGAAGAAGATGTTCCCCGGCTTCAGATTCCCGTGCGCCACCTGCCGCTCGTGCAGGGCGGCCAGCGCCCGCAGGATCTCCAGCACCGTGGACCAGGAGTTCTCCCCGGGGAAGCGGTCCAGTCGATGTTGTAGAGAGCGCGGGATCCAAGCCTCCCCCACCTCGTCGCCCAGAAACTTGGTAATCCGGATGATCTGCTTGCCCCGGTAGTCGGCCGCCCGCTCAGGGAGCAATCCCTCCGGCCAGGAAGGATCCTCCGCCCGCAGCGCCATTTCCTCCAGCAGCGCCCGGTTTACCGCCGCCGCGTCGAAGACCTTCACCGCCACCATCTCGCCCGAAGCGTCGCGCGCTCGGTAGACGCGACCGCAGGCCCCGGCCCCGACGGGACCGAAAACCTCGAGCGAATTCACTTCGGGGGGCTGCATGCAAGCAGGATGCAGCAAGTCAGCGACCGCGCCAACCCTTCAATTGTCATCGAAAATTCCTTACGCTCCGATGAAATATTACTCACGGGTTCCGGCGTATCCCGTGTTCGAAGAACCGTCTCCTATCCCCATGAAGATCCGATGCCCCGGCAATCCGCTTGATCGCTACACATCGCGCCGCGAATTCCTCCACGTCGGCCTGATCGGCGGGCTGGGTCTCACCCTCCCCCAATTCCTGCGCCAGCAGGCGAAGGGCGACCAGAAGTTCTACGAAACCCGCGAGGGCGTGGCGAAGGGGATCATCCACATCTTCCTCCCCGGTGGCATGGCTCACCAGGAGTCCTTCGACCCGAAGCCTTTCGCCCCCGCCGAGTATCGCGGCCCCTTCGGTGCGATCGATACCAAGATCCCGGGCATCCAGTTCGGCGAGAAGATGAAGGACCTCGCGCAACTGGCGGACAAGATGACGATAATCCGCTCGATGTCGCACGGCGAGGCTGCCCACGAGCGTGGCACGCATAACATGTTCACCGGCTACCGGCCCTCCCCCGCCCTCGAGTATCCCTCCTACGGCTCGGTGATCTCGCACGAACTGGGCTCCAAGAACAATCTGCCGCCCTACGTCTGCGTCCCCTCCGTGCCAAACGAATTCGCAAACTCCGGCTACCTTTCCTCCGCCTACGGACCTTTCGCGCTCGGCTCGGATCCCTCGAACAAAAACTTCCAGGTCCGCGACCTGAACCTGCCAAATGGCTGCGACGAGTTCCGCTTCAACCGCCGCCGTTCGCTTCTGGAAACCGTGGACTCGCACTTCCGCGCTCTGGAGAAGTCCGACGCGATCGACGCGATGGATGCTTTCTATCAGCACGCCTACAAGCTGATCTCCTCCGAGAGCGCCCGCGAGGCCTTCAACCTGAAGACCGAGCCGGACGCCCTGAAGGACGAATACGGCCGCAACGAAGCCGGCCAGCGCATGCTGCTCGCCCGCCGCCTGATCGAAGCCGGCACCCGCTTCGTCTCGCTCACCGTTGGCGGCTGGGACCACCACGATAACATCAAGGGCGCGATCGAAGGCCAGATGCCGCCGGTCGACAAGGCGATCGCCACGCTGATCCGGGATCTCGAGCGCCGCGGCATGCTGGACTCCACGCTGGTCATGGTCACCACCGAGTTCGGCCGCACGCCCAAGATCAACCCCACCGGCGGTCGCGACCACTGGCCGAGCGTCTTCTCCGTGATGCTCGCGGGCGGAGGCTTCAAGCAAGGCTACGTCCACGGTTCCTCTGACGCGCTCGGCGGCGGTGTGGATACCGACGGCGTCACCGTCGAGGATCTCTCGACGACCATCTACAACCAGATCGGCATCACCAGTGACAAGGAGCTCATGGCTCCCGGCGGCCGCCCGATTGAGATCGTGGATGGCGGGCATGTGCTGGATGTGCTGCTGGCGAAGAAGGCATGAGCGAGGAATGACGAATTCCGAATTTCCGAATGTCGAATGAAGTGTTCTAGCGGAATTGCGTGGCTCTCCCTGGCGGCACCGGCTCTGGCCGGTTTCACGCCGACGCTGAACCTGATCGAGCCTCGTGGCGGCCAGCGCGGTACGGAGATCGAGATGCACTTCTACGGCGAGCGGCTTGACGGACTGCAGGAGGTGCTGGCCTATCAGCCCGGCATCGAGTTCCGCTCCTTCGCGGTGGAAAACCACCAACACGCCTCGGCCAAGATCTTCATCAAGCCGGATGCCCCTCTCGGCGAGCATGGCCTGCGGGTGCGCACCGGCGGCGGTGTGAGCTTCCTGCGTTCCTTCTTCGTCGGCCAGTTCCCCACCGTCAACGAAGTGGACCCGAACGACACGCCGGAGGAGGCCCAGCGCATCGAGCTGAA contains:
- a CDS encoding phytoene/squalene synthase family protein, whose product is MDRIDRQVLKSVSRSFYLSLRALPGPMRPATSTGYLLARASDTLADTASIPVDDRLELLDAFSDRIAGKSSRWCQDKLKTFIARQDNESEKTLLERLDECFDALFRLDDLQADAVRDVVTTIISGQRLDLVRFDEASRLLPKSLKNEHELEDYCYRVAGCVGGFWTRVGFLTLGDRFSDSAPDDLKELGVRYGMGLQLVNILRDLPEDLANGRCYLPVADPLDPAQLIPARSEWLKHAAVWLESGRRYAHRLNLLRLRAASVLPALIGDDTVALMAGAEGLPATKLKVPRSSVRRSIWRAVFWPRRIARSGT
- a CDS encoding protein kinase domain-containing protein — its product is MQPPEVNSLEVFGPVGAGACGRVYRARDASGEMVAVKVFDAAAVNRALLEEMALRAEDPSWPEGLLPERAADYRGKQIIRITKFLGDEVGEAWIPRSLQHRLDRFPGENSWSTVLEILRALAALHERQVAHGNLKPGNIFFDETGKVVLTDWALGNMPGIQSLEYTDAILYQPPTQLRAPDGYLREKGYRWDVFAFSVLAFRLLTGAFPRCTATFDQVAPEPGKTRRDGIAANLKSVAKSIEAKPEVVWPDAPANALEKVYREVLDRCLALDDSLRPANAGAVLALFQVADRELAAEQQRDAVLDQHRRARRGTWRANVAAGVLAGGVAILSILYQMKRSEVSAEEAGRRGDIQRLEGLLAEAAGSRSGMETELAATKKASESERRELQYEKDRWLARLEASQATADHLFTWAMEKGHRKLPPLDGREVRLKRLEGYFQDFIIRNADVPELKEERARARLQLAEVSLAKGDSKLATERLAEALASTGDLPSGPDLELRLATDRLLLALLLQARNDETAPSAFATARRALEAVPQAEVDADRVQELLAILDINESNLMVATGRDAEAYERLQRATKVLNDLVDQRPDHVILRSELASCYLASATILDGIGQMGDAREARGMAAEDLLAMLKDDPGNLELRLELAGCYGAIAEAAMDSADVAGAESMSGAAVKILEDLLVKLPENTKVRARLAAQRGLMSGILRDRGNLSQAHQLMDEGLQFVEGAAVADAADHFVRYRYAILLWQKGRLVGFEEQFEKEIELETRAAEILRKLVDSDYGLLRAEQVKRTLGLVLADLGLAAQRGNRMELARAAYGESVATWSILCRERPQSQEYEEYLARCQERLDGL
- a CDS encoding DUF1501 domain-containing protein, producing the protein MKIRCPGNPLDRYTSRREFLHVGLIGGLGLTLPQFLRQQAKGDQKFYETREGVAKGIIHIFLPGGMAHQESFDPKPFAPAEYRGPFGAIDTKIPGIQFGEKMKDLAQLADKMTIIRSMSHGEAAHERGTHNMFTGYRPSPALEYPSYGSVISHELGSKNNLPPYVCVPSVPNEFANSGYLSSAYGPFALGSDPSNKNFQVRDLNLPNGCDEFRFNRRRSLLETVDSHFRALEKSDAIDAMDAFYQHAYKLISSESAREAFNLKTEPDALKDEYGRNEAGQRMLLARRLIEAGTRFVSLTVGGWDHHDNIKGAIEGQMPPVDKAIATLIRDLERRGMLDSTLVMVTTEFGRTPKINPTGGRDHWPSVFSVMLAGGGFKQGYVHGSSDALGGGVDTDGVTVEDLSTTIYNQIGITSDKELMAPGGRPIEIVDGGHVLDVLLAKKA